A region from the Triticum aestivum cultivar Chinese Spring chromosome 3D, IWGSC CS RefSeq v2.1, whole genome shotgun sequence genome encodes:
- the LOC123073601 gene encoding expansin-B7-like, translating into MASSSIAVAAALILCILVTHAHGCYAKHHAAPSAANSSWLDAKATWYGAPRGAGPDDNGGACGFKNVNLPPFSSMTSCGNQPLFKDGKGCGSCYQIRCLKSDHPACSGVPKTVIITDMNYYPVSRYHFDLSGTAFGAMAKDGRNDELRHAGIINMQFKRVPCQYPGLTVTFHVEEGSNPFYMAILVEYEDGDGDVKQLDIMESRPNGSKMAPTGQWVPMKESWGSIWRMDAHHPMHGPFSLRVTNESGKTLVAEQVIPIDWKPNKTYSSLVQFH; encoded by the exons ATGGCATCCTCCTCCATTGCGGTCGCAGCTGCTCTGATCCTCTGCATCCTCGTCACTCATGCCCATGGTTGCTACGCCAAGCACCACGCGGCTCCTTCTGCGGCCAACTCCAGCTGGCTTGATGCCAAGGCGACATGGTACGGCGCGCCCCGTGGTGCCGGGCCTGACGAcaacggcggcgcgtgcgggttcAAGAACGTCAACTTACCACCCTTCTCCTCCATGACCTCCTGCGGCAACCAGCCGCTGTTCAAGGACGGCAAGGGCTGCGGCTCCTGCTATCAG ATAAGGTGCTTAAAGTCGGACCACCCTGCGTGCTCCGGCGTGCCGAAGACGGTGATCATCACAGACATGAACTACTACCCGGTCTCCCGCTACCACTTCGACCTCAGTGGCACCGCCTTCGGAGCCATGGCCAAGGACGGCCGCAACGACGAGCTCCGCCACGCCGGCATTATCAACATGCAGTTCAAGAG GGTGCCGTGCCAGTATCCGGGGCTGACGGTGACGTTCCACGTGGAGGAGGGGTCGAACCCGTTCTACATGGCAATCCTGGTGGAGTATGAGGACGGCGATGGCGATGTGAAGCAGCTGGACATCATGGAGTCGCGACCGAATGGCAGTAAGATGGCTCCAACAGGGCAGTGGGTGCCCATGAAGGAGTCGTGGGGATCCATCTGGAGGATGGATGCCCACCACCCCATGCACGGGCCATTCTCGTTGCGCGTCACCAACGAGTCCGGCAAGACACTCGTGGCCGAACAGGTCATCCCCATCGATTGGAAGCCCAACAAAACCTACAGCTCCCTCGTCCAGTTTCATTAA